ATTGCCGAGGACGACGATGCCGACAGGCGCCTTGAGGAGCATTTTTGCCGAGTTGCGGCAGGCGGCGACAGCGTCGAGCTTTTCCCGATCGGTGACGACGAGGATACGATAGGCGTAGTAGCCATGGCCCGTAGGGGCACGAAGACCTGCCTCGACGATCGTCTTCAGATCGTCCTTGGAGACGGATTCTTCCGTAAAGATGCGAATCGAGCGGCGTTTTTTGATGGTTTCAAGCAGTTCCATGATGGTGATCCTTTCTGACAGCCGATGCGCGTGCGTGACGGCGGCCGGGCAAAATAATTATTCGATGACGGTCTCGAGAGCGATCCTGATCATGCTCTCAAAGGAGGTCTGACGCTCCTCGACCGTTGACGGCGCCTCATCCATCGTGATGTGGTCGCTGACGGTAAAGAGGGCGAGTGCCTGCACATGGTACTTCTGCGCGATGAGATAGAGGGCGGCGGCTTCCATTTCCGCGGCGAGAACACCGTAATTCATGAGCTTTGTAAAGTTGATTTCATCATCGTAGAAGCGGTCCTGGCTGAGGACGTTGCCAACGCGTACGGGGATGCCGAGCGCTTTCGTCTTTTCATACGCGGTGCGCAGGAGATCGAAGTCGGCAATCGGCGCGAAGTTGATCGACGTGCCGAAGATATTTGTCGGCATAGAGGAGTCGGTCGTCGCCGCCTGCGCGATGACGACATCGCGGATGTGCAGATCCTTGGCGAGCGCGCCGCAGGTGCCGACGCGGATGAGCTTCCTGCAGCCGTACTCGCTGATGAGCTCGCTGACATAGATGGAGATGGACGGCATACCCATGCCCGTGCCCTGGACGGAGACGGGAACTCCCTTGTAGGAGCCGGTATAGCCTAAGACGTTGCGGACGCTCGTGTAGAGCTCGGCATGGTCGAGGAAATTCTCGGCGATGAACTTCGCGCGAAGGGGATCTCCGGGGAGGAGTATGCGCTCGGCGATCTGCCCTTTTTCGGCGTGGTTGTGAGGGGTGGACATAATGTGATAGATACCTCTCTTCCTTAACGGCCGGCGATCATGGTATGGCACGCTGCGTTTTACAGGGCGGGCGCCTCGGCGTATACTGCGTTCGGATGCGCTGCCGGCGCCTTTTGCAGGATGCAGCCTGCGGAGCATACAGATCAGCCGTCCTCGTGTCGTTTACTGTATAAACATTTCCTATGCATACTGCAAAATCCTGCCTGGAAACGCGCGGAAAAATTAATTTTTCCCTTTTTGAAAAAAACACTTGCATTCACATATCGGTATGTGTATAATAGCTATTGTTCGTTGACGAACGATATGCTCGGTTAGCTCAGTTGGTTAGAGTATCACATTGACATTGTGGGGGTCGCTGGTTCGAACCCAGCACCGAGCACCATACGAATTTTAATGGCCGCCTAATTATCGGGCGGTCGTTTTTTGTTATGATATTCACGGATGAAGACGATGCGGGCAAGCATCCGCGGAATGTCCTGCGCGCCGCTTTCATCGGGAAGAGTCGACCGGCTGGTGCCGTTCGGCTCGGCTTTGCGGGTTTCATGAGAAAGAGACAAAGGCTATGAGAAAAACACGACAGATATTATCCATACTCCTCCTTGCCGTCGCGGTTTTACTCCCGCGTCCCTTACACGCGGCATCGGTCGATCCCATTTATGCCGCCGTGCAGGTCCTGGGAGGCATCGTCGGCTACCACGGAGCAAAGGCCGCTGTCCTCGAGATGGGGAACAGCGTGCGGGCACAGCTCAGCGGGATGCGCGCCGACATCGAAGAGCACGGCGAGATCAAGTCAAAGGAGAACGAAAAGATCGTAGACGGCATCATGGAGCAGCTGATAGAGCGCGGCGATTACGCGCTCCGAGCGAATTCGCTCCCCTTTCTGTGGAAGGTCAACGGCAGTGATGTGTTCAACGCCGCCTGCTATCCGACGAATTACATCACGGTCAATGAGGCGCTCGTCAAAGGCTTTCGAGGCAATCGGGACGAGCTCGCCGCCGTGCTCGCGCATGAGATGACGCACGGGCTGCTGCAGCACAGCGCGGACAACTACGCCAAGGCGATCGCGCAGTCTTACGGCATTCAGCTCGCGGCGGCAATGGCGGATCGCATTGACTGGCGCACGCTCAACGGCCTCGTCGGCTACTCCATCGCCAAGAATGTCACGCTTCCGACCGAATACGAAGCGGATCGAGGCGGCTTCTTTATCGCGTCGACGGCAGGCTTCAATCCGGGCGGCGGCGCGGCGGCGATGGCGCGCATGGCGTACTATCTGACGTATGAAACGCAGAATCTCTACGAGTATCAGGATCTCACGATCGATAAAGAGGCGCCGAACTTCAACGATCATCCGGACATGGACAAGCGCGAGGCGCGTCTCGCCGAGCTCATGACGGAGTGGAGCGCCGGCCATGTGACCGTCGACGGACGCGATGTGTACATCGACGGAAAGCTGCTGCTCGCCGCGACATGGGACGCCTCGGATTACGATAATTCGAGCGAGAACGCTTACCTGATCGCGGGCGGACTCGCGAAGGCATTTCATGAGCAGGAGAGCGCGGAGGGCTGGAAGTTCCGCGCGGAGGGCAACGGACGTATCCGCTACCTCGACGGCGATCCCGTCTATGAGAAGCTCAAAAAGTTCATTGCCCGCGGCAAGCTGGAGGCCAAGCTGGAAGAGCTTGTCACCGCCGCCTATGCGAGCGATGTGGAAGCGAAGGGGCGCAAGGCGCTGCAGAAACGTCTCAAGAGCGAGCGGGAAAAATGGGAAAAGACGAGAAAGGATGCGCTCAATGCGAAAAAAGAGCTCGTCCGGGAGATGCGTTTCAACGCGGACGCCTACAGCGATGAGGGCATGGGTGAAAAAGCGCTCTTCATGATGGAGCGCGCCTTTGCTGCGAAAAATCAGGACAATGAGGCGGAAAACTACGCCATCCGCGGCAGAGCCAAAGCCGTTGCCGGCGTCGAAGGGGCGCTGGAGGATTCCGATAAGGCAGTCGAGCTCGATCCGGAGAATATCTACAACTTCCTCAACCGAGCCGATGTCTATCGGATGCGGGGAGAGCGGGAGCTCGCCTTAGCCGATCTGGAGCACGGCAAGGAAATGGATCCGAAAAATCCCTACGCTTACAAGCTGGAGGCGGAAATCTACCATGAGGCGGGCGATACGGAGAAAGCGACGGAAGAGTATCGCAAGCTGCACGAGCTCAAATCGGCGGCGGAGATTCCCGACGAATACCTGAAGGTCATCGATCCGGAAGCCTTCAAGAAGCTTGAAGAGGAGCGGAAGAAAGCGGAGGAGAAGAAAAAAGAAGAGGAAGCGAAGAAGCAGGCCGGTAAAGCCGATAAGGCGGATAGCGCCGATAAAACGGGTAAAGCCGAATAATGACACAGTGCTGAAGACGTCGAGCGCGATTTCGGCTGTTCTGTTCAAGGAGAGACGTCTGCCGGGCGGAGGGCGGCAGACGAATTATCATACATACGCGTTTTGACACGAACATGGGGCCGTTGTACGAACATCACATTCGTACAACGGCCCCATGTTTTTATCTGCAGACTGCAATACCGGTATGCCGCTTGACGGCTGTTCGGCGCATAGTGTATCAGCGCAGGCAGTCATGATATCATCTGTGTCTCTCGACGGTGAAGCGCCAGAGACGGATCTCCTCATCGGGTGCGATGCCTCCCTTTTGACGGGCGATCCTGACCTGCTCCTCGGCATCGGCAATGCCCTCAAGATCAGGCAGGAGAAGACCGCGGCGGTTGCGAGCCTCGACGATGACGCCGTAGATCTTCGGATCGAGATCATCGATGCCGGAAGCCATCTCGGGCTCGGAGAGGACATCGACGGAGTATAGGAGGTCGTCCAGCTCGCTTTTCTTGACGGGCGGGAAGCGCGGATCTTCGATGGCTGCCGCGACCGCGTTTGCAATGATCTCACCGCCGATATTGTCCTGCGTCGGATGGAATGTGCCGATGCAGCCGCGCAGGTCGCCCTCTTTCTTGATGGAGACAAAGACGCCGGCTCTGTTTGCCCTTATCTCATCGGGGAGGCCTTCGCCGGGGAGGATGTACTCGCCTGTGGAGAGGTAGTTCTCAATCGCCATGCGGGCGAGGTGCACATAGGGATCTTCGGCGGCTCTTGCCGCGTCTATGGAGGCTTTTCTCTTGGCGATGAGCTTTTCGGCGAAGTTGCGGCGCTCGTTTTCACGAGGTGACTTGAAGGAGACGATGCCGTAGCCGACGCCCGTCACGCCCTGATAGGAGCATTTCTTCGCCTTGACGGCCGTGCGGTCAAGAGCGCCGGCAAGGATTTGGAAGGACTTGAGCCCGCACTCGGCGGCCCTTTTGGCGAGGCCGGGGTCAAATTCGAGCAGCTTATCAAATTTCGCTTCTTCCAACAGCTCCATGATGACTTTATCAAAGCGGGGGCCGTCAGGATCAAAGCCGTAGGGCCCGTCGGGGGTGAGCTTGTGGGAGAGGTCGCCGCTGGCGATGAAGACGGCGTTGCGGTTGAGGTGATCGACGGCATCCTTGATGTACATGCCCAGCCGGTAGTGCTCCAGGGGCGAGAGCGCGGAAAGGCCGATGCGGACAATGGGGATGTCCTTCGTGTAGCGCTGGAGATAGTAGAGGGGCACCATCGTGCCGTGATCGAGCGTCTGGCCCTCGCCGCCGAGGACGCCTGCGGGGAAGTCGGCTTCGCGGCAGATGCGCGTGAGAGTTTTGATAAAGTGGACGTCGTAGTCCGCGCCGACCTCGACTTCAGGCGCACCGAACTTGTCAAAGGTCGCCTTGCCCCATTCGCCGCCGGAAATCTGGAAGTAGTCGGCATAGGCGGGGGCATGAGGACTCGTGAGAATGATGACGTCGGGCTTGAGATCGGCGACTTCCTTCATCGCTTTGTCGTAGGCGTTGACGGTGAGCTGAACGGAGGATTCGGCGCCCTTTCCGACTTCGGGGATGATGAGGGGAGGATGGGGAACGATGTATGAAGCTATGATAGGCATGATATATCTTCCTTTTATTTATATGATAATCTCAAATAACGCATGTTATACTATTCTCTTTCGCGTTCCCGATTCCTCTTTTTGACGCCCTGTCCGTCAAATATCGGTACGAAGGAGTCGGAGACGGTGCCGCCTTCCTGGACGTAGCACCGTGTGATGCCGAGGCCGCGGGCATGGTCGAGAACGCTCTCGTATTCAAATGTCGTCAGGGGGCGGTTGATCTCCCTGTGAGAGGAGGCGCGATAAAGCGGCGTGTACTGGTTCATCAGCGACAGGTAGACACGATCGCCGAAGCGTTCGTGCAGTGTGTCCAGGATCGCCATGCTTTCATGACGACGGCCGGGCAGGATGAGATGGCGTACGAGGACGCCCTTTTTCATCCGCCCGTCGGAAGAAAACTGCGGGTCGCCGACAAGCGCAAGCATCGCTTCGAGGACGGGGAGGATATGCGACGGGTAGTCTTCCGCGGAGGAATATCGCTTTGCCGACACGGGATCGAGGTATTTCACGTCGGGGAGAAAGATATCGACGAGCCCCCGCAGGCGGCCGAGCGCCGCCGGAGCGTCATAGCCCGAGGAGTTCCACACGACAGGGAGTGAGAGACCATGTGCCTTGGCGATGCGCAGCGCGTCGACGATCTGCGGCAGGTAGTGGGTCGGAGACACGAGATCAAGGGTTGCGGCGCCTCGTGCCTCTTGCTCCAGGAAGATTTCGGCAAGCCGCCCGATCGAGACTTCGCAGCCCTTGGCAGCCGGTCCTCGGCTGTGGCTGATCGCGTGGTTCTGACAGAAGACGCAGCGCAGCGAGCAGTGCGAAAAGAAGACGGTGCCCGCCCCCTTATCTCCCGCGAGACAGGGCTCCTCCCACGGGTGGAGGCAGACGAGCGCGACACGGGGGCGTACGCCGGCACCGCAAAAGCCGAGCTCGCCGGCGAGGCGATTGACACGGCAGTTTCTCGGGCAGAGCGTGCAGTCGGACAGGAGCGCCTTCGATGCGGGGGAGAGCCCGGTCGTCATTCGGATGCTTCCTGCGCGCGTACGCGCAGCCGGTCGTCAAGCGTCACGCCGAAGCTCGGCAGCCACCAGCTGCTGCCGCGTATCGCGTCGATTTCCATGCGGAGCGCGTCTTCATCGACAGCGCCTGTCTGCCCGTTGACGGGCTGCGCCGTGAGGGGCGTCTTGTCCGCTTCGCCGATCGCGTTGTATTGGATAAAGTAGCCGTAGTTGACGCCGACTTTATTCTGCTGCAGCGGGCGGCCGACGGCGTAATAGGCATAGCCCTGCGGAGCGATGAGCTCCAGGAGGGTCGGCATGATATCGATATGGCTGCCCGCGGCATCCGCGGGCAGGAGCCCCTTGCGGATGCCGTGTCCCGTCAGGATGAGCGGCACGGCAAATCGCTCATACATCGCCGGCGTCTTCTCGAGATTGTAGCGGTCGGCGTGGTCGCCGACGATGGCGATGAGCGCGTCGGGATAGCGTGCCTTTACCTCCTTGACGAAGGCGACGAGAGCCTTTGTTGCGTACCAGTAGTGGCCGAGCTCGGAGAGCAGCCATTCATCGTCACGGTCCTTTTCGGGGAGAGCCTGACGAAGCGCCTCCTTGTCGAGGGTGTCGAAGACGGGGACGGTATAGGGCGAGTGGTTCGATGTGTTGAGGAGGACGCAGAAGCTCTTTGCTGCCGGGTTCCCCGCCGCGTCTGCGTCCGCGTCGTCAGAAGCGCGGGCTTTTTCCAGCACGCCTTCATAAAAAGGCACGTCGTCGATACCCCAGACATTGCCCGCGCCGTCTTCCGCCGCAAAATCGCCGCGGCTGTAAACGCGGTCAAAGCCCTGCGCTTCGGTAAAGGAGGTGATGTTCTCCCATGTAGCGGGGCCCGCGTAGAAAAACGTCGTCTCGTAGCCGAGCTTTGCGAGCTGCGGCGCGGCAGCCGTCAGATATGGCGCGGCAAAGCTGGCGGGGCGCGTCGTCAGATAGAGGTTCGCGTCGGCAAGTCCCGTAACGATGCCCGTGAGCGCGGAGACCGTCGCCGATCCGTTAGGGAGGAGCGTGTAGGCGGCAATGCTGTCCTCTTCGTCAATGAGCGCGCGCATATCGGCTGCAATCGGAAGGTCCTTGTAAGCTTCAGAGAGAGGCCATGCGGCGTAGCTTTCGCTGATGATGAGAAAGACATGGCTTGGCGGCGTGTCTGTGCCCGTCTGCACAGTGCGTTGGAGATAGGCGGAGAGATCAGTGCTGTCGGGCGGCATCCCGGCGCGGGCGGCGGCGAGGAGGCGCACGTCATCCGCCGTAAAGGAGAGACCGTTGCCCGCCTCGAAGCGCGTCTGCAGGCGATAAGCGCGGTAGAGCGCCTGATAGGGATCGAGCATCGCCTCGTTGAGAAACGAGTCCTTCGTAATGCCCACGTTTTCCCAGTCGATGGCCGTCTGCCACGAGAGGGCTCCGCCGAACGTCGTCCAGAGACAGACGAGCGCAAAGGCGGCTGTCAGCAGGATAAAACGTATCGCCGCCGGCAGGAGCGTGCCGATCAGCTGAATGACGATGGAGGAGAAAATCGTCAGGTACGCGGCCTGGAACGAGAGATAGGTCAGAATGCAGACGCCGATCAGGCGAAGCGGCAGGTCAAAGCCGTCCCAGAGTGTGATGAGGAGCGCCCATGTATCGCCGTTGGCTCCGCCCTGAAAGAGCGTCTGATGAAACATCGAGTGGAACTGTTCGTAGTATGGCAAGCTGGCCATGAAGAGGAACATCGTGACAAAGAGCGTGCAGGCGACGAAGGCTCTTTCCAGGATACGGGCAGGATAGGCGGAAAGCAGGATATCAAGCCCCGCAGGCACATCTCTCTTCGTCCACAGCTCGACAACGGTAAAGACAAGGCGGCCCGCGACGCGGACGACGACAAAAGGCGCCATGGAGAAAAGCGTCATGAAGCCAGCCGTCTGCATGGAGAGACGTGTCCCCTGCACGAGCGACGTCCAAATATCACCGCTCGTCGAGTCGGCGGCAAGATACCCTCCATAGACGCCGAGGTATAAGATAAAGAAAAGGTGCATGCAGAAGAGGAGGAGAACATAGTAGACGTACAGCGGAAGTCCCCGCTCCAGGATAAAGCACCATTCTGCAAGAACCCGGTAAAGCATGTGCAGCATCGCGCGATTTAATCCTCCGAAATAACGAGGTCGATGCCCATGGAGTCCGCCGCGCGGACGATGTCAGCCGGAGGAACTGCATCCGTAATGAGTCCCGAGAGCGTGTCGAGCGTTGTGTAGTTGTAGTTTCCGTCCGAGGACAGCTTGCGGCTTTCGGCGACGACGTAAGCGCGCTTCGAAACGCGGACGATCGCCGCCTTGTTGATGCCGTCATCAATGTCGAAGGTCGAGACGGAATTCTCCTTGACATCGACACCGACGGCGCCGACGAAGGCGATATCCGGCTTGAGCTTCGAGATGAAGTCAAGGGTCATGCCGCCCCAAAAGCCGTCACGGCTCTTGCTCAGCTTGCCGCCCGCAAAGACGACATGAATCTTCGAAGAATGCGCGAGAATCACGAGGATGTCGATCATGTTCGTCACGACCGTTACATCCATGTCCTTCTGAGCAAGCAGCTCCGCGATGGCGATGTTGCTCGTCGAGATGTCGAGAAAGATCATGTCGCGCTCGCTGATGAGCTCGACCGCGGCTCTTGCGATCTTGCGCTTTGCGTCGACATCCATCTCCTTGTGCTTGGCGACCTCGAGAATGTGGATATTTTCACGTCTGCGCACAGCGCCGCCGTATGTCCTCTTCAGGCGTCCCTGCTTTTCCAGAGAGCCGAGATCCTTGCGGATGCAATCCTCCGTTACGTCGAATTCCTTGGCGAGATCC
This portion of the Selenomonas sp. TAMA-11512 genome encodes:
- the deoD gene encoding purine-nucleoside phosphorylase encodes the protein MSTPHNHAEKGQIAERILLPGDPLRAKFIAENFLDHAELYTSVRNVLGYTGSYKGVPVSVQGTGMGMPSISIYVSELISEYGCRKLIRVGTCGALAKDLHIRDVVIAQAATTDSSMPTNIFGTSINFAPIADFDLLRTAYEKTKALGIPVRVGNVLSQDRFYDDEINFTKLMNYGVLAAEMEAAALYLIAQKYHVQALALFTVSDHITMDEAPSTVEERQTSFESMIRIALETVIE
- a CDS encoding M48 family metalloprotease, whose protein sequence is MRKTRQILSILLLAVAVLLPRPLHAASVDPIYAAVQVLGGIVGYHGAKAAVLEMGNSVRAQLSGMRADIEEHGEIKSKENEKIVDGIMEQLIERGDYALRANSLPFLWKVNGSDVFNAACYPTNYITVNEALVKGFRGNRDELAAVLAHEMTHGLLQHSADNYAKAIAQSYGIQLAAAMADRIDWRTLNGLVGYSIAKNVTLPTEYEADRGGFFIASTAGFNPGGGAAAMARMAYYLTYETQNLYEYQDLTIDKEAPNFNDHPDMDKREARLAELMTEWSAGHVTVDGRDVYIDGKLLLAATWDASDYDNSSENAYLIAGGLAKAFHEQESAEGWKFRAEGNGRIRYLDGDPVYEKLKKFIARGKLEAKLEELVTAAYASDVEAKGRKALQKRLKSEREKWEKTRKDALNAKKELVREMRFNADAYSDEGMGEKALFMMERAFAAKNQDNEAENYAIRGRAKAVAGVEGALEDSDKAVELDPENIYNFLNRADVYRMRGERELALADLEHGKEMDPKNPYAYKLEAEIYHEAGDTEKATEEYRKLHELKSAAEIPDEYLKVIDPEAFKKLEEERKKAEEKKKEEEAKKQAGKADKADSADKTGKAE
- the amrA gene encoding AmmeMemoRadiSam system protein A, which encodes MPIIASYIVPHPPLIIPEVGKGAESSVQLTVNAYDKAMKEVADLKPDVIILTSPHAPAYADYFQISGGEWGKATFDKFGAPEVEVGADYDVHFIKTLTRICREADFPAGVLGGEGQTLDHGTMVPLYYLQRYTKDIPIVRIGLSALSPLEHYRLGMYIKDAVDHLNRNAVFIASGDLSHKLTPDGPYGFDPDGPRFDKVIMELLEEAKFDKLLEFDPGLAKRAAECGLKSFQILAGALDRTAVKAKKCSYQGVTGVGYGIVSFKSPRENERRNFAEKLIAKRKASIDAARAAEDPYVHLARMAIENYLSTGEYILPGEGLPDEIRANRAGVFVSIKKEGDLRGCIGTFHPTQDNIGGEIIANAVAAAIEDPRFPPVKKSELDDLLYSVDVLSEPEMASGIDDLDPKIYGVIVEARNRRGLLLPDLEGIADAEEQVRIARQKGGIAPDEEIRLWRFTVERHR
- a CDS encoding radical SAM protein, encoding MTTGLSPASKALLSDCTLCPRNCRVNRLAGELGFCGAGVRPRVALVCLHPWEEPCLAGDKGAGTVFFSHCSLRCVFCQNHAISHSRGPAAKGCEVSIGRLAEIFLEQEARGAATLDLVSPTHYLPQIVDALRIAKAHGLSLPVVWNSSGYDAPAALGRLRGLVDIFLPDVKYLDPVSAKRYSSAEDYPSHILPVLEAMLALVGDPQFSSDGRMKKGVLVRHLILPGRRHESMAILDTLHERFGDRVYLSLMNQYTPLYRASSHREINRPLTTFEYESVLDHARGLGITRCYVQEGGTVSDSFVPIFDGQGVKKRNRERERE
- a CDS encoding LTA synthase family protein is translated as MLHMLYRVLAEWCFILERGLPLYVYYVLLLFCMHLFFILYLGVYGGYLAADSTSGDIWTSLVQGTRLSMQTAGFMTLFSMAPFVVVRVAGRLVFTVVELWTKRDVPAGLDILLSAYPARILERAFVACTLFVTMFLFMASLPYYEQFHSMFHQTLFQGGANGDTWALLITLWDGFDLPLRLIGVCILTYLSFQAAYLTIFSSIVIQLIGTLLPAAIRFILLTAAFALVCLWTTFGGALSWQTAIDWENVGITKDSFLNEAMLDPYQALYRAYRLQTRFEAGNGLSFTADDVRLLAAARAGMPPDSTDLSAYLQRTVQTGTDTPPSHVFLIISESYAAWPLSEAYKDLPIAADMRALIDEEDSIAAYTLLPNGSATVSALTGIVTGLADANLYLTTRPASFAAPYLTAAAPQLAKLGYETTFFYAGPATWENITSFTEAQGFDRVYSRGDFAAEDGAGNVWGIDDVPFYEGVLEKARASDDADADAAGNPAAKSFCVLLNTSNHSPYTVPVFDTLDKEALRQALPEKDRDDEWLLSELGHYWYATKALVAFVKEVKARYPDALIAIVGDHADRYNLEKTPAMYERFAVPLILTGHGIRKGLLPADAAGSHIDIMPTLLELIAPQGYAYYAVGRPLQQNKVGVNYGYFIQYNAIGEADKTPLTAQPVNGQTGAVDEDALRMEIDAIRGSSWWLPSFGVTLDDRLRVRAQEASE
- a CDS encoding DeoR/GlpR family DNA-binding transcription regulator encodes the protein MFLEERHDAIMRRLVLDGKVRVKDLAKEFDVTEDCIRKDLGSLEKQGRLKRTYGGAVRRRENIHILEVAKHKEMDVDAKRKIARAAVELISERDMIFLDISTSNIAIAELLAQKDMDVTVVTNMIDILVILAHSSKIHVVFAGGKLSKSRDGFWGGMTLDFISKLKPDIAFVGAVGVDVKENSVSTFDIDDGINKAAIVRVSKRAYVVAESRKLSSDGNYNYTTLDTLSGLITDAVPPADIVRAADSMGIDLVISED